TGGTGGTCACCAGCGTGCAACTTATGAGAGAAGGCAATTGGTTGCTTTGGCGCATATCCTTGCTGAATACCAATCCCCATCACTTTGTCAATGGTCAGGTCCAACACCACCACTACCAAGATCAACCCTACAATAACGCGAACTGCTTTAGACTTATAGATGTTAGCGAAGTTAGTACGCTGCTCCAGCATTTCCTGCTCAGAACCGGTCAAATCGCCTTTGTTTTTCAGGTAGCCTTTTAATACAGAGGCAATGATCAACAAGGTAATCACCAACACAATCAGAACCACCACCAAAGCTACCAGGATAATATCCATGTAACCTCCTACGGCGCCAACGGCATTCTCACCAGTGTTTTTACCTGGCTCGGCACCTGGTACACCTTCGTTTCCTGCGGCAGCTGCCGGGGCGGCGGCGCTCTCCTGCTTGATGTAGGCAACAATAGAGTTGATCTCTTCATCAGAGAAAGCAAAAGATGGCATTTGCTGCTTGGCATATTTCTCATATACGGCAACGGCATCCTTGTCTCCGCTTTGAATCAGGGCGCTGGAGTTTTTAATCCATTTCTGCAACCAAGGCAGCTTTCTTCTTTCATGGACATTTTTCAGACCAGGGCCAACCACCACTTCATCCGTAACCGAGTGACACTGCACACAGTTATTTTTGAATAGGGTAGCACCTGCGTCAACCACTCCTGGATTTTCTGTAGGCAGAGCGCCTGCAGAAGCGGCACCCGCGGCCGGAGCCGTTGA
The nucleotide sequence above comes from Nibribacter ruber. Encoded proteins:
- a CDS encoding c-type cytochrome, with protein sequence MISCKKRAKYTFFLPFILFFFALTTVFAQQEANVGAAGVTPGSTAPAAGAASAGALPTENPGVVDAGATLFKNNCVQCHSVTDEVVVGPGLKNVHERRKLPWLQKWIKNSSALIQSGDKDAVAVYEKYAKQQMPSFAFSDEEINSIVAYIKQESAAAPAAAAGNEGVPGAEPGKNTGENAVGAVGGYMDIILVALVVVLIVLVITLLIIASVLKGYLKNKGDLTGSEQEMLEQRTNFANIYKSKAVRVIVGLILVVVVLDLTIDKVMGIGIQQGYAPKQPIAFSHKLHAGDHQINCNYCHTSVYKSRSANIPSANICMNCHSQIKKESPEIQKIYRAIENNKPIEWVRVHNLPDLAYFNHSQHTKVGGIECQTCHGPIETMEVVAQFSPLTMGWCIDCHRNTPLNTEGNAYYDNLVKLHEKQSKGAFVVASNGGTECSKCHY